From Candidatus Thermokryptus mobilis, the proteins below share one genomic window:
- a CDS encoding T9SS type A sorting domain-containing protein, with protein sequence MYGFGWKQRYLVKIDSSYYMLPIQWNMKGYLDNSTGTWVPYNPGNWFNSDGTLKATNTNSFRSKSYDKNCVGCHVTGLNITKYVSAQNDTFWIAKWANNNDFKDMVIGCENCHGPGAEHALAGDKTKIINPKNLSYERQLEVCGQCHFRGSSSGATYEYAWDETNDKAYIPGDSLGLYVVHKPGLWPDNYTSRMHHQQYNDILKSKHYTNPYHKLTCFECHNPHKVTGNPHQIVDSLYVRDQSGTYIWIKTGNDDNTLCLACHAGYGPFAGLTRAMIKDPVANKDTIAAVVSRHTHHSYDPQNQNNTGGSSRCSKCHMAKTAITARAYDIHSHTFEVISPKKTLDYKNVTTPTKGMINSCAISCHRNPTGNIPTFGIPTDANLTDWTEATDIQLADTLWRYFRSWWPTKVEQIAGIVSKFELSQNYPNPFNPSTTIEFSIAKRSNVKLVIYDITGRVVRTLIDGQEYEPGLYKVQWNGKNDYGEYVASGVYIYRLQAGSFTATRKMVLAR encoded by the coding sequence GTGTATGGTTTTGGATGGAAACAGAGATATCTTGTGAAAATTGACAGCAGTTATTATATGCTTCCGATACAGTGGAACATGAAGGGTTATCTTGACAATTCAACGGGGACTTGGGTTCCTTATAATCCTGGAAATTGGTTTAATAGCGATGGGACCTTAAAAGCAACGAACACGAATTCATTTAGAAGCAAATCTTATGATAAGAATTGTGTGGGTTGTCATGTTACAGGACTTAATATAACTAAATATGTGAGCGCTCAAAATGATACATTTTGGATTGCGAAGTGGGCTAACAACAACGACTTTAAAGATATGGTGATAGGATGTGAAAATTGCCATGGACCCGGGGCTGAACATGCTTTAGCAGGGGACAAGACAAAAATAATTAATCCAAAGAATTTATCATATGAAAGACAGCTTGAAGTATGTGGACAGTGCCACTTCCGTGGTTCAAGTTCGGGGGCTACTTATGAATATGCCTGGGATGAAACAAACGATAAGGCGTATATCCCTGGGGATTCACTTGGTCTTTATGTCGTTCATAAACCGGGTCTTTGGCCAGATAATTATACATCCCGTATGCATCATCAGCAATATAATGATATTTTAAAGTCAAAGCATTACACGAATCCATATCACAAGTTGACCTGCTTTGAATGCCATAATCCACATAAAGTTACTGGTAATCCGCATCAGATAGTTGATTCGCTTTATGTTCGGGATCAAAGTGGGACCTATATTTGGATAAAGACGGGGAATGATGATAATACCCTTTGTCTTGCTTGTCATGCTGGCTATGGTCCCTTTGCTGGTTTGACGAGGGCTATGATTAAAGATCCAGTTGCGAATAAGGATACAATCGCTGCGGTTGTTTCAAGGCATACACATCATAGTTATGATCCTCAAAATCAGAATAACACCGGTGGTTCTAGCAGATGCTCAAAGTGCCATATGGCGAAGACAGCTATAACAGCTAGGGCGTATGATATTCACAGCCATACTTTTGAAGTTATCTCCCCGAAGAAAACGCTTGATTATAAGAATGTCACAACTCCGACCAAGGGGATGATCAACTCTTGTGCTATAAGTTGTCATAGGAATCCAACAGGGAATATACCGACTTTTGGTATACCGACGGATGCAAATCTTACGGATTGGACCGAGGCAACAGATATTCAACTGGCGGATACCCTTTGGAGGTATTTCAGGAGTTGGTGGCCAACGAAGGTTGAACAGATTGCAGGCATCGTAAGCAAATTTGAGTTAAGCCAGAACTATCCGAATCCATTTAACCCAAGCACGACGATTGAGTTTTCAATAGCGAAGAGGAGCAATGTTAAGCTTGTGATTTATGATATAACGGGTAGAGTTGTAAGGACCTTGATTGATGGTCAGGAGTATGAGCCTGGTCTTTACAAGGTTCAGTGGAATGGGAAGAATGACTATGGTGAGTATGTTGCGAGTGGTGTTTACATTTACAGGTTGCAAGCTGGTAGTTTCACGGCGACGAGGAAGATGGTCCTTGCAAGATAA
- a CDS encoding LolA family protein: protein MKKFIGIFLSLILIFGFCEAQSGKEIIEGLKKKYASVDDAVVKFEQTVKYGVSKFEQNFSGTFYFKKKNKYRIETEQQTIVTDGVTSWLYSKVNAQVIIDRYREDRNTSSPEKFLLSISDEYIPVILKTERSDNKKVYVLKLTPRDENSSVESAKIWVVEGDFQIIKVEITDISGTVTTYLVKSVKLNSGVDDSIFKFSIPAGVKVVDLR from the coding sequence ATGAAGAAATTCATCGGGATTTTTTTGTCATTGATTTTAATTTTTGGTTTTTGTGAAGCCCAATCCGGGAAGGAGATAATTGAAGGTTTAAAAAAGAAGTATGCTTCGGTTGACGATGCTGTTGTTAAGTTTGAGCAGACGGTTAAATACGGTGTATCAAAGTTTGAACAAAATTTTTCTGGGACATTTTATTTCAAAAAAAAGAATAAATATAGAATTGAAACGGAACAGCAAACAATTGTGACTGATGGCGTGACGAGCTGGCTTTATTCAAAGGTCAATGCTCAAGTGATAATTGACAGATATAGGGAAGATAGAAATACCTCTTCACCTGAAAAGTTTTTGCTTTCAATCTCTGATGAATATATACCTGTGATTTTAAAGACGGAGAGAAGCGACAACAAAAAAGTTTATGTTTTAAAACTCACCCCTCGGGATGAAAATTCATCTGTTGAGTCCGCGAAGATATGGGTTGTTGAAGGTGATTTTCAAATTATAAAAGTTGAAATAACTGACATAAGTGGAACTGTCACAACTTATTTAGTTAAAAGTGTGAAGTTAAATTCTGGGGTTGATGATTCTATATTTAAATTTTCAATTCCCGCGGGTGTCAAGGTTGTTGATTTAAGGTAA
- a CDS encoding FtsK/SpoIIIE family DNA translocase gives MKKAKGGNFFVKHKFALSISIFAFGLILILSIVSYSPRDEANLLSLSEIGKIFTGDELVRIKLERTKNWLGFFGAKLSFLFLNYLFGYSSIFIGLILVILGVALFLDKLSKSILKFSFYLLVFSFLLSIFLGNLKLIFGTDEFRVEVCGGVGIYLADILTKLFGEIGSMILLLFVFFIFIGFVVEVNFYDFAAKASDSLLGLWSKLKQPQKVKQANIKAVKQVELKNAKGTEIVITTPEKKDFEKVEPQRSKPSKIQPGAVKDVSVRKIDFKLPPVELLEESDEETIADEEELNQNAEILRKKLANFDIEVEKISITPGPVVTLYEIVPAADVKVREIVSLADDIALALAARGIRVIAPMPGKGTVGIEIPNKKPSIVRIRSVIESPEFKNFEGILPIAMGKTITGEVYCDDLAKMPHLLIGGATGSGKSVGINTIIVSLLYKLYPSEVKFVIIDPKKVELVNYRKLANHYLAVCPDVDEDIITTPENAIVVLRSLVLEMNERYEKFSKAGVRNIQDYNEKVKQGKIKSTDEIQHFELPYIVVIIDELADLMLVGSTDVEEPITRLAQLARGVGIHLVVATQRPSVDVITGIIKANFPTRIAYQVASKVDSRTILDMNGAEQLMGSGDMLYLPAGATKPIRIQNAFVSPEEVEKIVDYISSQPGYDRPYELPSIVEKQKVEINTGEDFDELFEEAARLVVRFGQASTSLLQRRLRIGYARAARIMDQLEREGIVGPQIEGNKAREVLIGSENELDEILKKNR, from the coding sequence ATGAAAAAAGCAAAAGGTGGAAATTTCTTCGTAAAGCACAAATTTGCGCTGTCAATTTCAATTTTTGCATTTGGTTTGATTTTGATCTTAAGCATCGTCTCCTATTCCCCCAGGGATGAGGCAAATCTTCTATCCTTGTCAGAAATCGGTAAAATTTTCACCGGTGATGAACTTGTTCGCATAAAGCTTGAACGAACTAAAAATTGGCTTGGTTTCTTCGGAGCAAAACTTTCCTTCCTGTTTTTAAATTATCTTTTCGGTTACAGTTCTATTTTCATTGGGTTGATTCTTGTAATCTTAGGTGTGGCTTTATTTTTGGATAAATTATCAAAAAGCATTTTGAAATTTTCGTTTTATCTGTTGGTGTTTTCCTTCTTGCTTTCAATTTTTCTTGGAAATTTAAAGCTGATCTTCGGGACGGATGAATTTAGAGTTGAGGTCTGTGGCGGTGTTGGAATATATTTAGCTGATATTTTGACTAAACTTTTTGGTGAAATTGGTAGCATGATTTTGCTTCTTTTTGTGTTCTTTATCTTCATTGGCTTTGTAGTTGAAGTAAATTTTTATGACTTTGCTGCAAAAGCATCTGATTCCCTATTAGGTCTTTGGTCAAAGTTAAAGCAACCGCAGAAAGTTAAACAAGCTAATATCAAAGCTGTAAAGCAAGTTGAGCTGAAAAACGCAAAGGGCACTGAAATTGTTATAACGACGCCAGAGAAAAAGGATTTTGAAAAAGTTGAACCTCAGAGGTCAAAGCCTTCCAAAATTCAACCTGGTGCTGTTAAGGATGTTTCAGTAAGGAAAATCGACTTTAAACTTCCACCCGTTGAGTTACTTGAAGAATCCGATGAGGAGACAATCGCTGACGAAGAGGAACTTAATCAAAATGCTGAAATTTTGCGAAAGAAACTCGCAAATTTTGATATAGAGGTAGAGAAGATAAGTATAACGCCAGGACCCGTTGTAACCCTCTATGAAATTGTTCCAGCTGCTGATGTCAAGGTGAGGGAGATCGTTTCCCTTGCTGACGATATAGCGCTTGCTCTTGCTGCTCGTGGCATAAGGGTTATAGCCCCGATGCCCGGGAAGGGAACCGTTGGGATAGAGATTCCGAACAAGAAACCCTCAATTGTAAGGATAAGAAGTGTAATTGAATCACCTGAGTTTAAAAATTTTGAAGGCATTCTTCCAATAGCCATGGGCAAGACAATAACAGGTGAAGTTTATTGCGATGACCTTGCTAAGATGCCACATCTTTTAATAGGGGGAGCAACTGGCTCCGGAAAAAGCGTCGGGATAAATACGATAATTGTAAGCTTGCTTTACAAGTTGTATCCATCCGAGGTTAAGTTCGTCATAATTGATCCGAAAAAAGTTGAGCTTGTAAATTACCGTAAGCTTGCAAATCATTATCTTGCCGTTTGTCCCGATGTTGATGAGGATATAATCACGACACCTGAAAACGCCATCGTTGTCTTGAGGAGCTTAGTCCTTGAGATGAATGAAAGATATGAGAAGTTTTCAAAAGCAGGTGTCAGAAATATTCAAGATTACAATGAAAAGGTTAAGCAGGGGAAAATAAAAAGCACTGATGAAATTCAACATTTTGAACTTCCTTATATAGTTGTCATTATAGATGAGCTTGCTGATTTGATGCTTGTTGGTTCAACTGATGTTGAGGAGCCGATAACACGGCTTGCTCAGCTTGCCAGGGGGGTTGGGATTCATCTTGTTGTTGCGACACAAAGACCATCTGTTGATGTCATAACTGGAATTATAAAAGCAAATTTCCCGACGAGGATTGCATATCAAGTTGCTTCAAAGGTTGATTCAAGAACTATACTTGATATGAACGGCGCTGAACAATTGATGGGAAGTGGGGATATGCTTTACTTGCCCGCCGGTGCAACGAAGCCGATAAGGATTCAAAATGCTTTTGTTTCGCCAGAGGAGGTTGAGAAAATAGTTGACTATATCTCAAGCCAACCAGGGTATGATAGACCGTATGAGCTTCCATCCATCGTTGAAAAGCAGAAAGTAGAGATTAACACCGGAGAAGATTTTGACGAATTATTTGAGGAAGCAGCGAGATTAGTCGTTAGGTTTGGGCAAGCATCAACATCTCTACTTCAAAGAAGATTAAGAATTGGTTATGCTAGAGCAGCTAGGATTATGGATCAGCTTGAAAGGGAGGGTATAGTTGGTCCACAGATTGAAGGTAATAAAGCAAGAGAAGTTTTAATTGGAAGTGAGAATGAACTTGATGAGATTTTGAAAAAAAATAGGTAG
- a CDS encoding ArsR/SmtB family transcription factor — protein MAKTKISKLAKALADETRCKIFELIAKSKEISCKEITERIGLRQPTISHHLKILTESGLVNVRREGQFHYFSINKKTLAEFSNYLAQFQKAI, from the coding sequence ATGGCGAAAACTAAAATCTCAAAACTTGCAAAAGCGCTTGCGGATGAAACAAGATGTAAAATCTTTGAACTGATAGCAAAATCAAAAGAAATAAGTTGCAAAGAGATAACCGAAAGAATCGGTTTAAGGCAACCGACAATTTCACATCATCTTAAAATTTTAACGGAAAGCGGTCTCGTTAATGTTAGAAGGGAGGGACAATTTCATTACTTCAGCATCAACAAAAAAACCCTTGCTGAATTCTCAAATTATCTCGCACAATTTCAAAAAGCAATTTAA
- a CDS encoding lysylphosphatidylglycerol synthase transmembrane domain-containing protein: MRDLKNFLRLIIGFGIAGAFLYVSFKGLNWGDFLKVFGSVNYIYIVLMLILIILSNFFRAWRWKYLLKPVKQNTSLVHFFEATMIGYLANNIFPRSGEVLKAYTLSNDEKISKASTIASVLLERIIDIIFSIFFFGIAIFQNRKIFDKHYPWLSNVVSTVSIAIFVILFLIVCVLIWKDGFLRVLGKFIGFFSPSLADKVVKIIDSFISGFEVLRYKGAYWQIFVLSFSIYSCYIFAAYFPLFAFNIDRSKINLFTALVLFVVSTLGFILPTPGGIGSYHSFITGALVGLYGVKHEVALGYAVLTHGIGYIVNGLFGFYFVLKKQVKVISFIKRSVEM; this comes from the coding sequence ATGAGGGATTTGAAAAATTTTTTAAGGTTAATCATCGGTTTTGGAATTGCGGGGGCGTTTCTTTATGTGTCTTTTAAGGGTTTAAACTGGGGTGATTTTCTAAAGGTTTTTGGAAGTGTCAATTATATTTATATCGTCTTAATGTTGATTCTCATCATTTTGTCAAATTTTTTCAGGGCTTGGCGTTGGAAATATCTTTTAAAACCTGTAAAGCAAAACACATCGCTTGTTCACTTCTTTGAAGCAACGATGATAGGTTATCTCGCTAATAATATTTTCCCACGCTCCGGTGAGGTTTTAAAGGCTTATACGCTCAGCAATGATGAAAAAATTTCAAAAGCATCAACCATAGCAAGTGTTTTACTTGAAAGAATAATAGATATAATATTTTCAATTTTCTTCTTTGGGATAGCGATTTTCCAAAACAGGAAGATATTTGACAAACATTATCCCTGGCTTAGTAATGTTGTTTCTACAGTTAGCATTGCTATTTTTGTTATTTTGTTTTTGATTGTTTGTGTCTTGATATGGAAGGATGGGTTTTTAAGGGTGTTGGGCAAATTTATTGGTTTTTTCAGTCCTTCGTTAGCGGATAAGGTTGTGAAAATTATTGATTCGTTTATCTCCGGGTTTGAAGTTTTAAGATATAAGGGGGCTTATTGGCAAATTTTTGTGTTAAGCTTTTCAATTTATTCTTGTTATATTTTTGCTGCTTACTTTCCACTTTTTGCCTTCAACATAGATAGATCAAAAATTAATCTTTTCACAGCGCTCGTTTTATTTGTCGTTTCAACGCTCGGCTTTATTCTTCCTACACCCGGTGGGATTGGAAGTTATCATTCTTTTATTACTGGTGCTCTTGTTGGGCTTTATGGTGTAAAACACGAAGTCGCCCTCGGGTATGCTGTTTTGACCCATGGCATTGGGTATATTGTAAATGGGCTATTTGGTTTTTATTTTGTCCTGAAAAAGCAAGTTAAAGTAATAAGTTTTATTAAGCGCTCTGTTGAAATGTGA
- a CDS encoding DoxX family protein gives MLTKLSNKVVSDISLFVIRLILGVIFIAHGYPKLFVWGIHGVTQFFSQLGIPFPGFFAVIVSLVEFFGGIALILGILSRWVGLLIAINMIGATLFAKLKVGLIAPFDKPGVGFELDLALFGCALAILVFGPGAISVELGLLKKELS, from the coding sequence ATGTTGACGAAACTTTCAAACAAAGTCGTTAGCGACATATCTCTTTTCGTGATTCGCTTGATACTTGGCGTGATATTCATCGCCCATGGATATCCGAAGTTGTTCGTTTGGGGGATACACGGCGTGACCCAATTTTTTAGCCAGCTTGGAATTCCATTCCCCGGATTTTTTGCTGTGATAGTTTCGCTCGTTGAATTTTTTGGCGGGATCGCCTTAATACTTGGAATCTTATCACGCTGGGTTGGACTCTTGATAGCAATTAATATGATAGGTGCGACATTATTTGCCAAACTAAAAGTCGGGCTTATAGCTCCATTTGATAAGCCTGGCGTCGGATTTGAACTTGACCTTGCGTTGTTTGGTTGTGCCCTGGCAATCTTGGTATTCGGACCTGGCGCGATTTCAGTTGAACTTGGTTTACTTAAAAAAGAACTATCTTAA
- a CDS encoding acetyl-CoA C-acyltransferase gives MRSAYIVTALRTAVGKAKKGTLKDFRPDEMLATVISELVRRTPNLNPEEIDDVIIGCAFPEGEQGLNIARIASLRAGLPVSVPAITINRFCSSGLQSIAFAAERIMLGHADIIIAGGVESMSLVPMTGNKFSANPYLAENYPEVYISMGLTAERVAKKYQITRQMQDEFAFRSHQKALKAIQDGKFKDEIVPLKVVNKYINGKGEKVTEEKIFDTDEGPRADTSLEKLAQLKPAFKEGGTVTAGNSSQMSDGAAAVVVMSEDKVKELGLKPIARFVSFAVAGVPPEIMGIGPVEAIPKALKLAGLKLEDIGLIELNEAFAAQTLAVIKLAGLNEEIINVNGGAIALGHPLGCTGSKLTVTLLNEMKRRNVKYGMVTMCIGGGMGAAGIFELV, from the coding sequence ATGAGATCGGCATATATAGTAACTGCACTTAGAACTGCTGTTGGAAAAGCGAAAAAGGGCACATTAAAAGATTTTCGTCCGGATGAAATGCTTGCAACTGTTATTTCGGAACTTGTGAGGCGAACTCCAAATTTAAACCCTGAAGAAATTGATGATGTCATAATCGGTTGTGCTTTTCCAGAAGGGGAACAAGGATTAAATATCGCAAGGATAGCAAGTTTGAGGGCTGGTCTACCCGTTAGCGTTCCAGCGATAACGATTAATAGGTTTTGTTCCTCAGGTTTGCAATCAATTGCTTTCGCTGCCGAAAGAATTATGCTTGGTCATGCAGATATCATTATAGCCGGTGGCGTTGAATCAATGAGTTTAGTCCCGATGACCGGAAATAAATTTTCCGCAAATCCATATCTTGCTGAAAATTATCCCGAAGTTTATATCAGCATGGGCTTAACAGCTGAAAGAGTTGCAAAGAAGTATCAGATAACACGCCAGATGCAGGATGAGTTTGCTTTTAGAAGTCATCAAAAAGCATTGAAAGCGATTCAAGATGGAAAATTTAAAGATGAAATCGTTCCACTTAAGGTCGTGAATAAATATATAAACGGCAAAGGAGAGAAGGTCACTGAGGAAAAAATTTTTGACACTGATGAAGGACCAAGAGCTGATACATCGCTTGAGAAACTTGCGCAACTCAAACCCGCATTTAAAGAGGGCGGAACTGTCACCGCTGGAAATTCATCGCAGATGAGCGATGGAGCAGCAGCTGTAGTTGTTATGTCTGAAGATAAAGTCAAGGAGTTGGGCTTGAAGCCGATCGCAAGGTTTGTGTCATTTGCTGTTGCGGGTGTCCCACCAGAAATTATGGGCATTGGACCTGTTGAAGCAATACCGAAAGCGTTAAAATTAGCAGGACTTAAACTTGAAGATATCGGTTTGATTGAGCTTAACGAGGCTTTTGCTGCTCAGACGCTTGCGGTTATAAAACTTGCTGGGTTAAATGAGGAAATAATTAATGTTAATGGTGGTGCAATCGCTTTAGGACATCCCCTTGGTTGCACGGGATCTAAACTTACGGTGACGCTTTTAAATGAGATGAAGAGAAGAAATGTTAAATATGGTATGGTCACGATGTGCATTGGCGGTGGGATGGGCGCAGCGGGAATCTTTGAGCTTGTTTAA
- a CDS encoding DoxX family protein translates to MEAIWIIGRILFSVLFVMSGFGHFRNRKDMVAYAQMMKAPAPEILVPLTGLMIILGGLSVLFDFYTTIGAILLVVFLIPTAFIMHKFWGVQDPGLSANQMAHFFKNLALAGASLIIIYLDYVKSAQ, encoded by the coding sequence ATGGAAGCAATTTGGATAATTGGTAGAATTCTATTTTCGGTTCTCTTTGTAATGTCTGGATTTGGTCATTTTAGAAATCGCAAAGACATGGTCGCTTATGCACAAATGATGAAAGCTCCAGCACCGGAGATTTTAGTCCCTTTGACTGGATTAATGATCATCCTTGGGGGTTTGAGCGTTTTATTTGATTTCTATACAACTATTGGAGCGATTTTACTTGTAGTTTTCCTGATTCCGACCGCATTTATAATGCATAAGTTTTGGGGAGTTCAAGACCCTGGGCTTTCGGCAAATCAAATGGCACATTTCTTCAAAAATCTCGCCCTTGCAGGTGCTTCTCTTATCATTATCTATCTTGATTATGTTAAGAGCGCCCAATAA
- a CDS encoding pirin family protein — protein MIKIKKYRSVKGIFPGMEVRDGAGVRLRRYIGTPYLNYLDPFPLLDEFKSDNPNDYIAGFPPHPHRGFQTLTYMINGEFEHWDSTGSKGTLISGGLQWMNAGSGVIHSEMPKMKNGLLWGFQLWLNSPAKEKMSDPFYHNFKAVELSENDIKINLLAGEFMSLKQVNLAYYKFLYIDVRLIAGKDFEFELPDKTTCFCVVSEGLIEFPGNIKIEEGNLAVLSDDGNAIKFNALKDSVILIGCAPALNEPIARWGPFVMNTKEEIYQAIEDYQTGRLVKKKAADI, from the coding sequence ATGATTAAAATAAAAAAATATCGCTCTGTAAAAGGAATTTTCCCGGGAATGGAAGTCAGAGATGGTGCCGGCGTTCGGTTGAGAAGATACATTGGTACGCCGTATCTAAATTATCTTGATCCATTTCCTCTACTTGATGAGTTCAAAAGTGATAACCCGAACGACTACATAGCAGGCTTCCCTCCACACCCACACCGTGGCTTTCAAACATTGACTTATATGATAAATGGAGAGTTTGAACATTGGGACAGTACCGGAAGTAAAGGCACTTTAATTTCAGGAGGACTACAATGGATGAACGCCGGAAGCGGTGTGATTCATAGTGAAATGCCAAAGATGAAAAACGGCTTGCTTTGGGGATTTCAACTATGGTTAAATTCGCCAGCAAAAGAAAAAATGAGCGATCCTTTTTATCACAATTTCAAAGCAGTTGAGCTCAGTGAGAACGACATTAAGATAAATCTCTTAGCTGGTGAATTTATGAGTTTGAAACAGGTCAACCTTGCATATTACAAATTTTTATATATTGATGTGAGATTAATTGCGGGAAAAGATTTTGAGTTTGAGCTACCTGATAAAACAACTTGCTTTTGTGTTGTTTCGGAAGGTTTAATTGAATTTCCAGGAAATATCAAGATAGAAGAAGGAAACCTCGCTGTTTTATCCGATGATGGAAACGCTATTAAGTTTAACGCTCTAAAAGATTCAGTTATCTTGATCGGTTGCGCACCAGCTTTAAATGAGCCGATAGCAAGGTGGGGTCCGTTCGTCATGAACACAAAAGAGGAGATTTACCAGGCGATAGAGGACTATCAAACGGGGCGTCTTGTTAAGAAAAAAGCAGCTGATATTTAA